In Solanum pennellii chromosome 3, SPENNV200, a single window of DNA contains:
- the LOC107014523 gene encoding pantothenate kinase 2, with protein MASSTTKDHSHIEIDDINEESQQMTEKDIVEKDMAPLPGSSIHRSSSRPQLDVSGAAIQGNFEEKDPAILLPNQTDDISHLALDIGGSLIKLIYFSRHADRQVDDGRKRKVKERLGVTNGSRRSYPILGGRLHFVKFETSKINECLDFIHSKQLHCGGMDPRCWPSDAPPSENAVIKATGGGAYKFADLFKERLGVSIEKEDEMNCLVSGANFLLKAIRHEAFTHMEGHKEFVQIDQNDLFPYLLVNIGSGVSMIKVDGDGQFQRVSGTNVGGGTYWGLGRLLTKCKSFDELLELSQRGDNSTIDMLVGDIYGGMDYSKIGLSASTIASSFGKTISENKDLKDYKPEDISLSLLRMISYNIGQIAYLNALRFGLKRIFFGGFFIRGHAYTMDTISFAVQFWSKGDAQAMFLRHEGFLGALGAFMSYEKHGLDDLMVHHLVERFPMGAPYIGGNIHGPPLGDLNEKISWMEKFVRKGTEITAPVPMAPPATTGLGGFEVPSSKGVLRSDASKLNVGVLHLVPSLEVFPLLADPKTYEPNTIDLSDHGELEYWFTVLSEHLSDLVDKAVASEGGTDDAKRRGDAFARAFSAHLARLMEEPAAYGKLGLANLLELREECLREFHFFDAYRTIKQRENEASLAVLPDLLMELDSLTEDMRLLTLIEGVLAANIFDWGSRACVDLYHKGTIIEIYRMSRKKMQRPWRVDDFDAFKERMLGFGDKKPQPHKRALLFVDNSGADIVLGMLPLARELLRRGTEVVLVANSLPALNDVTAMELPDIVAEAAKHCDILRGAAEAGGLLVDAMSNIQDGYKENTPSVPLMVVENGCGSPCIDLRQVSSELAAAAKDADLVILEGMGRSLHTNYNAKFKCDALKLAMVKNQRLAAKLVKGNIYDCVCRYEPAS; from the exons GAGAAAGATATGGCGCCTTTGCCTGGGAGTTCAATTCATAGGTCATCTTCTCGTCCACAGCTAGATGTAAGTGGTGCTGCAATTCAGGGGAATTTTGAGGAGAAGGATCCTGCAATTCTGTTGCCTAATCAGACTGATGATATTTCACACCTTGCTTTGGATATTGGTG GCTCTCTTATCAAGCTGATTTACTTTTCAAGACACGCGGACCGACAAGTGGATGATGGGAGAAAGAGGAAAGTTAAGGAGAGATTGGGTGTTACTAATGGCAGCAGAAGAAGCTATCCTATCCTTGGAGGGAGGCTTCATTTTGTGAAGTTTGAGACATCGAAAATCAATGAGTGCTTAGATTTTATACATTCCAAGCAACTTCACTGTGGTG GGATGGATCCACGATGTTGGCCTTCCGATGCCCCACCTAGTGAAAATGCAGTAATTAAG GCTACAGGCGGTGGGGCATATAAGTTTGCTGATCTTTTTAAGGAAAGGCTGGGAGTCAGTATAGAGAAAGAAGATGAAATGAATTGTCTTGTTTCTGGTGCAAATTTCTTACTCAAG GCAATCCGTCATGAAGCTTTTACGCATATGGAGGGTCACAAGGAGTTTGTGCAGATAGACCAGAATGATTTATTTCCATATTTGCTTGTGAATATCGGTTCTGGTGTTAGTATGATCAAG GTTGATGGGGATGGGCAGTTTCAGCGGGTCAGTGGCACAAATGTTGGAGGTGGTACATATTGGGGATTGGGGAGGTTGTTGACTAAATGCAAGAG TTTTGATGAACTGTTAGAGCTCAGTCAGCGTGGAGACAATAGCACCATAGACATGCTTGTTGGTGACATATATGGTGGTATGGATTACTCAAAG ATTGGCCTTTCAGCTTCAACAATCGCTTCGAGTTTTGGGAAGACCATTTCAGAAAACAAGGATCTTAAAGATTATAAGCCTGAAGACATCTCTCTATCCCTGCTGCGCATGATTTCATATAATATTGGTCAG ATAGCTTATCTCAATGCACTGCGTTTTGGACTCAAAAGGATATTCTTTGGAGGATTTTTCATACGAGGTCATGCTTACACCATGGACACAATATCTTTTGCTGTTCAGTTCTG GTCCAAGGGAGACGCACAAGCTATGTTCTTGCGACATGAAGGTTTCTTGGGAGCTCTGGGTGCTTTTATGAGCTACGAAAAGCATGGTTTAGATGATCTGATGGTCCATCACTTAGTGGAAAGATTCCCAATGGGTGCACCATACATTGGAGGAAATATTCATGGCCCACCGTTGGGAGATTTGAATGAGAAG ATATCGTGGATGGAGAAATTTGTGCGGAAGGGAACTGAAATTACTGCTCCTGTTCCAATGGCTCCACCAGCTACTACCGGCCTTGGAGGCTTTGAAGTTCCATCATCTAAAGGAGTTCTGCGATCTGATGCAAGCAAATTAAATGTAGGAGTTTTGCATCTGGTCCCATCTTTGGAGGTTTTCCCACTTTTAGCAGATCCAAAAAC ATATGAGCCAAATACCATAGACCTATCAGATCACGGCGAGCTAGA GTACTGGTTCACTGTGTTATCTGAGCATTTGTCGGATCTTGTTGACAAG GCAGTGGCTAGTGAGGGTGGAACCGACGACGCAAAAAGAAGGGGTGATGCATTTGCTCGGGCATTTTCTGCACACTTGGCTAG ATTGATGGAGGAACCTGCAGCTTATGGAAAGCTAGGGCTCGCCAACCTTTTGGAGCTAAGAGAAGAATGCTTGAGAGAGTTTCACTTTTTTGATGCTTACCGTACCATTAAACAAAG GGAAAATGAAGCTTCACTTGCAGTTTTACCTGATCTTCTGATGGAGTTAGATAGCCTGACTGAG GATATGAGATTACTTACACTAATAGAAGGTGTTCTTGCTGCTAATATCTTTGATTGGGGATCACGTGCCTGTGTTGATCTCTATCACAAAGGAACAATTATTGAAATCTATAGAATGAGTCGCAAGAAGATGCAAAGACCGTGGCGG GTGGATGATTTTGATGCTTTTAAAGAGAGAATGCTAGGGTTTGGAGACAAAAAGCCTCAGCCACATAAAAGAGCACTGCTTTTTGTTGACAACTCAGGTGCAGATATTGTTTTAGGGATGCTTCCCCTTGCAAGGGAACTTCTCCGGCGTGGAACTGAA gttgtactGGTAGCGAACTCACTTCCTGCACTAAATGATGTTACTGCAATGGAATTGCCTGATATTGTTGCTGAGGCTGCAAAG CACTGTGATATTCTTCGAGGAGCAGCTGAAGCAGGAGGCTTGCTTGTTGACGCTATGAGTAATATCCAAGATGGTTACAAGGAAAATACACCTTCCGTTCCTCTAATGGTTGTGGAGAATGGATGTGGTAGTCCATGCATAGACTTGAGGCAAGTGAGCTCAGAGTTAGCAGCTGCAGCCAAAGATGCAGATCTG GTAATTTTGGAAGGGATGGGTCGGTCTTTGCATACCAATTATAATGCAAAGTTCAAATGTGATGCTCTCAAG CTTGCTATGGTGAAGAATCAGCGATTGGCAGCAAAATTGGTTAAAGGGAATATTTATGATTGTGTCTGTAGATATGAACCAGCTAGCTGA
- the LOC107012959 gene encoding zinc finger protein SHOOT GRAVITROPISM 5 has product MEDHQKELHFLSTHQNAPNSSSWPSDSSGNIIRSSESIEPPSLDLQLSISVRRPIKPSSTHNQGILIRPASLNHDHNQYSTDVRFDSGYVEALKWQAAEQIRLAAIEKAYAERVRELTRREIELAQSEFARARSMWERAKEEVERAEKLKERATRRIDPTCMEVTCQSCSQKFRPH; this is encoded by the coding sequence ATGGAAGATCATCAAAAGGAGCTACATTTTCTGTCTACTCACCAAAACGCACCAAATTCTTCCTCGTGGCCATCAGATTCCTCCGGTAACATAATCCGATCATCGGAATCAATCGAACCTCCTTCGTTAGACCTACAACTCTCCATCAGCGTACGACGACCAATAAAACCATCATCAACTCACAATCAAGGTATATTAATTCGACCTGCATCTCTAAACCACGATCACAATCAGTACAGCACCGATGTCCGGTTCGACTCGGGGTACGTTGAAGCCCTTAAATGGCAAGCCGCGGAGCAAATACGGCTCGCAGCCATTGAAAAAGCTTACGCGGAACGTGTGAGGGAGCTTACAAGAAGAGAAATAGAGCTGGCTCAGTCGGAATTCGCACGTGCGAGGAGTATGTGGGAAAGGGCAAAAGAGGAAGTTGAAAGAGcagaaaagttgaaagaaagAGCAACTCGTAGGATTGATCCTACGTGCATGGAAGTTACTTGCCAATCTTGCAGTCAAAAATTTCGACctcattaa